DNA sequence from the Fuscovulum ytuae genome:
GCGCGACAATGCGGATATCGTTTCGGGCAGGCGCAGGGTCGTGGCCTGATTCCAATTGCATCCAGCCACTATTGAGGATGTCGAGCCGTTCACCAGCGGCCATGCGGAACATCCGGTCAGCGCGCGCCAAAGGGTGATCGGCATTCTGGCCTACCCACAGCCCGACTGCCGTCATGCGACGAGTTGCCCGTTCTTGCTGCGGCGTTCCGGTGGCGTCGTCGCCGACTGGATTGCGCGTTCAAGGATGCGGGTCGGCTTTGTCGGTGAAAGGAACGCGCTGCGCGCGGGTTCTCCTACGCGGACCTGAGGCACAGGCAACCGATCCGATGCATAGATGGTTTCAAAATCCATCAGGCCAATATTGATAAGGATTTCAAGGTCATCCGGCGATTGTCCAAGATCACGTTCCGTCATGCAGACGAAGGTGCCGCTTCCGGCATAAGCGATCATGACCTCTTCGGTCTTGAGTGCGTCTACGATCTGAGCGGCCACATCACCAAGCATCTGCACATAGGTCGCGCCAGACGCCTTGTTAAAAATGATGCTGGCGTTCTTTACGTGGATCGCAAAGGCGGAGGTGGAATACATCCGCTTGACCCCAAGGGTCAGGAGGTAGTTTTCCATCGCGAGAAATTCGATGCCGCGTTCGAAACCGGGGATAAGGATCGGGGTTTCGAATTCGGCCTTTATCTCGGCCGCTGCGGCACGTTGACCGACGAGGCGCGCGAATTCTGCAAGGCGCCGGCGTTCGGCGAGAAGGCGGTCAACCATCCCGATCCGGGCCCGCAATTCGATGATGTCGAGGGGCTTGGTGATGTAATCGGTCGCACCGGCAGCGAATGCTTCATCCACGGCATTCTTGCCGGACATGGCAGTGATCATCAGGATCGGGGTCTGCCTGTAGGCCGTGCGTGTGCGGATGGCGGCCGTAACGGCGGCACCGTCCATGTCGGGCATCTGCATGTCTGACAGGATGCAATCATAGAGCGTCCCGGAATAATCCAGTTCGTGCAACGCCTCTTCACCAGAGGGCATGGTTGTAACCTGTGCGTAGCCGATCATCTTGAGCATACCGGCCAAGAGTTCGAGAAACACAGGATCGTCATCGATCGCGAGGATTCTCATTACAAAACTTCCCATTCCTTGGTCACGCTGCCCTGATTGGAAGGGTCACACGCAAATCAGCTACCCCAGCCTAAAATTCATCCTTAATAACGGCAAAAGTAGGACAGGTTAACGGTGTTTAAAGGCCGGTAAACGATCGCTTTGGCGGGGACCAGCGCTTCAATCAGATCGGCACCGTGGTCCGGAGAGAATCTTGTGGAAAACTGAGGTGAAATGGGAAATTGCCTAGATTTCAGGCAAATACTGACCGTGCGGACAGAGCGTAATCGTGACGGAAAGCGTCGTTTTTGACCCCTTTCGATTGACGCACCCCGCCTCGTCGCCCTAGGTAGGGCGATCAACTAAGCGTCGCCTAAGCGACCGATCCTCAGGGGGTATTTGAATGCAGGGTCTGCTTGGACTCTCGACACTTATTGATCGTTTCAATGTCATCGTCGGTAAGGCGGTCGGCTGGTTGATCCTTGTGGCCATTCTGGTGAGTGCGGCCAACGCCGTTGTGCGGAAAGTATTCTCTACCTCGTCCAATGCTTGGCTGGAATTGCAGTGGTATCTGTTCGGGGCGGCGTTCATGTTGGCTGCCGCCTATACCCTGAAGCAGAACGAACATGTGCGCATCGACGTGATCTACGGCCGGGTGAGCGACCGCACACGGCAGTGGATTGATCTGTTGGGGCATCTGTTCTTTCTGATGCCCTTCGTGGGGCTGATGGTTTACTACCTTGTGCCTTATGTTGCTTCATCTTTCCGGAGCGGCGAGGTGTCGACGAATTCCGGCGGGCTGATCATCTGGCCTGCAAAGGCCATCCTACTGATTGGGTTCATTCTTCTGACGTTGCAGGGGATTTCCGAGATCATAAAGAAGGTCGCGATCATGCGCGGGCTGATCGAGGACCCGCATCCGTTCCATAACGCCAAGGAGCAAGCAGAGCTTGAGGCGCAGGCTTTGCTGGATGAGGTGCGGAAATGATCGAGTTCATCGCGCTTAACCTTGCGCCGATCATGTTCGCGAGCCTCGTGATCTTTTTGATCCTTGGCTATCCGGTGGCGTTCGCCCTTGCCGCGAACGGGTTGTTGTTCTTTTTCATCGGGGTGGAGCTTGCGCCTCTTTCGGGTGGGTCGATCACGCTGGATTGGCCATTGCTGAACACCCTGCCCAATCGCATCTGGGGGGTAATGTCGAACGAGACCCTTTTGGCGATCCCGTTCTTCACCTTCATGGGGATCGTTCTGGAACGGTCCGGGATGGCTGAGGATCTGCTGGACACGATCGGGCAGTTGTTCGGGCCGATCCGGGGTGGCGTGGCCTATGCTGTCATCTTGGTGGGCGCGCTATTGGCTGCGACGACGGGGGTGGTGGCGGCATCGGTGATCGCGATGGGGCTTATCAGCCTGCCGATCATGTTGCGCTATGGGTATGACCGTCGCGTGGCAGCGGGCACGATTGCCGCCAGCGGGACCTTGGCGCAAATCGTGCCGCCATCGCTGGTTCTGATTGTGCTGGCGGATCAGTTGGGTCGATCGGTTGGCGATATGTATCACGGTGCGATCCTGCCCGCGTTGATCTTGGTCGGGCTGTATATGGCCTATGTCTTTTTGCTTTCGATCTTTCGGCCGAATGCTGTGCCTGCCCTGCCGCCCGAGGTGCGGACGCTGGGTCGTGGGGTGAAATCGTTGTTGGTGGCCGCAGCGGCAATGATGGGGATCGGCTATGGCGCGCACGTCTGGCTGTATCCGACCCAAGGGGCGAATGCTGATGTTCTGGGTGCGGTGGTCGGTGTTCTGGTGATCTATGGGTACACGTTGGCCGACAAGGCGCTGGGCCTAAACACGATGTCACGGTTGGCGCAGCAGGTGATATTTGTGCTGATCCCGCCGCTTGCCCTGATTTTCCTTGTGCTCGGGACGATCTTCATCGGGCTTGCGACGCCGACCGAGGCGGGCGCGATGGGGGCGGTAGGGGCGCTGGTTCTGGCCTTTATGAAGCGTCGGCTCAAGTTGCCGGTCATCACCCAAGCGCTGGCGGCGACGACGCGGTTGTCGGCTTTCGTGATGTTCATCCTGATCGGGGCGAGGGTGTTTTCGCTGACCTTCTATGGCGTGAATGGCCATGTTTGGGTGGAGCATCTGCTGACGTCGGTCCCCGGAGGCGAATACGGGTTCCTGTTCGTGGTGAACGTGGTCCTGTTCGTTCTTGGCTTTTTCCTCGACTTCTTTGAACTGGTCTTCATCATCGTGCCGCTGATCGTGCCTGCGGCGGATGCCTTGGGGATCGATCTGATCTGGTTGGGCGTAATCCTTGCCATGAACATGCAGACGTCCTTCCTGACGCCGCCCTTCGGCTTTGCCTTGTTCTATCTGCGGTCGGTCGCGCCCAAGTCGCGCTACAAGGATACGGTCACTGGAAAGTTGGAAGATCCGGTGCGGACGGATCAGATATATGCAGGCGCGATCCCGTTTATCGTGATCCAGATGTTCATGGTGGTGGTGGTCATCCTCTTCCCGCAGCTGGTTTTGCACTACAAGGCACCGGTGATCGATCCGTCGACAGTGACCATCGAGATGCCGACCTTGCAGCCGTTGGGTGGTGGGCTTGGCGGTTTGGGCCAGCCGGGCGGCTTGGGCGGGGGGCTTGGAGCGCCAGCCGGGTTGCAGCCACCAGGAGCAGCACAAGGTGGGCTAGGCGCGCCGCCAGCTTTGCAGCCGCAGGGAGGGCTGGGTCAGCCCCCTGCCCTGTTGCAACCGGGTGGATTGGGGCAACCCCCAGCAGCGTTGCAGGCCCCGGCTGCGGGGAACTGACGAAAAAACCCCCGGTCTTGCGACCGGGGGTTTCCTTTTGCGTCCGATCTGTCGGGATCAGAGCTTTCCTGCGTTCTGCTGAAGCATCATGAACGTGTCGTAGTTGTATTCTGCGACCTGTGCCCAGGTGTAGTTCTCTTTGCGGAAAGCCTTGATCGAGCCCCAAAGCTTGGCGAAGCCGGGGTTGGTCGCCTCCATCTCGGCGTAGACCTCGTTCGCAGCGTTGAAGCAGGCTTCGAGGATTTCTGGAGAGAAGGGACGCAGTTGTGCACCACCGGCCACCAGTGATTTGATCGCGGTGGGGTTCTTGTAGTCATACATCTGGAGCATGTTCGCGTCGGCGGCCTGCGCAGCCGTGCGCAGCAGAGATTGATACTGCGGCGGAAGCGCCTCGTACTGCGCCTTGTTGAACATGAAATGGACGGTCGGGCCACCTTCCCACCAGCCGGGATAGTAGTAGTAGGGCGCGACTTTGTTGAAGCCAAGCTTTTCGTCATCGTACGGGCCGACCCATTCGGCGGCGTCGATGGTGCCCTTTTCAAGCGCCGGATAGATATCGCCGCCCGCGATCTGTTGCGGCACGACGCCGAGCTTTTCAAGGACCTTGCCCGCGAAGCCGCCGACCCGCATTTTCAGACCCGAAAGGTCTGCCACGCTGTTGATTTCCTTACGGAACCAGCCGCCCATCTGGACGCCCGTGTTACCGCCCGGAAGTGCGACGATGTTATGCTGGGCGAGGAATTCGTTATAGAGGTCGATCCCGCCGCCGTGGTAGTGCCACGCGTTGATCCCGCGGGCCGAGAGCGAGAAGGGAACGGCGGCGGCAACGGCCCAAGCCGGATCCTTGCCCCAGTAGTAGTAGCCGACAGTGTGGCAGGCTTCGATATTGCCGGCCGTCACTTCATCCGCGGCCTGAAGTCCGGGGACGAGTTCGCCTGCAGCGAAGACCTGAATTTGGAAGTTGCCTTCCGAAGCCTCGGACACCATACGCGACAGAACCTCTGCCCCGCCATAGATGGTATCGAGCGACTTCGGGAAAGACGAGGTGAGGCGCCAAGTGACCTTTGGTGCTGTCTGCGCGATGGCAGGTGCGGCCAATGCGGCGGCCCCGACACCGCCAACGGCGGCCTTGGTCAGGAATGAACGGCGATCCATGTATTTCCTCCCATGATTTGCTTTTGCGTTGGTTAGTTGTGACGAATTTTTATTTCTGCAACCTGCGAGATACGCAAGCCCCGTCACGCGTGATGCGCAGTTTTTCCGTGCGCAGGAAGATTAGTTAACCCAAGGTAAATGCGGGCTTTTTGGGCACTTGCCACACGTTGTGGCAAGCCTTAACCGCCGCGACGAACAATCGCCTCTAGATCGATGGTTTCCGGTTCTGCCGGACCTTTGGCATTCGGTTCTTCGGGGGCGGGCTCCGGGGGTTCGCTTGGCTTGGGCGGGGACACAATCACCGGCAGAAGTTCGGCCCCCGTGGCCGAGGGTCCGGTCCGTTCGGGAGGCTCGCGCCAAGAAAGGGTATCGAAGCCACCGCAATTGTCACAGATCGGGTCCCATTTCGCGTGAACAGCCTGACATTTGTCACAGCACCATTGCGGGCCGCGGGGCGCTATAAGCGCCTTCGCCAGCCAGCCGCGCACCACAGCCTCATCCGCGCCCTCGCCGCGTTCAATGGCGGCCATGATGGCCAGCGCGCGCTGTGTTGGATGTGTTTCAACAATGTCGCCAATCGCGCGCCGGGCTTCGGGGAAATCTTCAGCGGCGATGTTGAGTTCGGCCATAAGAAGCCGGGTCTCTTCGTGCTGCGGATGGTTCGTCACAAGGGTGCGGAAGCGTTTAAGCCGCTGAGCCGCTGATTCCCCGGGTTCGATATCCGCGAATGCGGCCGCGAGATCGGGATGGGGTTTGGCGTCCCATGCCTTTTTCAGAACGCGTGTCGCCCCTTTTCTATCGCCTTTTTCGGCCAAAGCCCGCGCGGCCATGGCAGCGGCGGGAATAAGGTCGGGCGATTGGCGGTTCGCCTCGATTGCGGCCTCGCGGGCTTCGATGCTGCTGCCTTCGTCAAGCACGGCTTGCGCTTGCTGCAAGGCAAGCACGGCATCTCGGCGGCGGTAGACATCGCGGGGCAAGGCTCCTGCCTTCATCTTGGCAGTCAGGGTGCCGCGTGCACCTTTCCAATCACGGCTTTCTGCCTGCAATTTCAGGAGGATATCCTGCGTTTCTTCATGGCGCGGCTTAAGTTCCAGCGCCTTGATCGCAAGTTTCTGCGCAGTTTCGGTATCACCTTCGGTCAGCTTCTGGCGCAAAAGGCCCCGGATGGCGACAAATCGGGTGACATCAGAGGACAGCAGTTCCTTATAGGCATCCGTTGCGCGGCGCGTGTCACCCGCCGCCTCGGCCGCCTGTGCGACGAGAAGCGTGGTGAGATGCGGTTCGGCAAGGTATTTCTCGGCCTTAATCGCACGGTTCAGAGCAAGGCGTCCTTCACCTGCGGCAAGGGCCATGAGGCCTTCTGATAAGGCCTCGAACCCCTTGCGTTCCCGGTTGCGGTCGAAATAGCGACTGATTGCAGTTTCGTCGCCATTGAGGAAGCGGAAGAGGGCGATGGTAAAACCCACGAACTTCATCAAGAGCCAGACGAGGACGATCATCACAAGAAAGGTGATGAAGGCCTGAAGCGGGCCAAGAGTGAATTCGTAGCCCGCGACCGCGATACGGATACCGCCACCGGTGTTCAACAGAACCTCGGCCCCAAGCGTGAGTGTGGCGATGATAAGAATAAACAGCAGAACCTTGGCGAGGGACCAGATCATTCAAGGCCCCCTATTCGGCACGAAGTTGCGAAAGGGCGTCTTCGGCGGCGGTTCTTTTTCCGGCTTCAGCGATCCATTCTGCAAGGGCAGGTTTACCGGCATCGGGCATAGCATCCAACTCTGCCAAAGCATCGCCGATTCGACCCGCAGCTAGCGCGGCTTCGGCGCGCGACAGGATGGCATCAGGATCATCCCCTTCGCGTGGGGTGA
Encoded proteins:
- a CDS encoding Hpt domain-containing protein encodes the protein MTAVGLWVGQNADHPLARADRMFRMAAGERLDILNSGWMQLESGHDPAPARNDIRIVAHKIAGVAASLGHTRLGEIADEVEQLCTKDAAPKVLQRALREFMSLLAELTED
- a CDS encoding response regulator translates to MRILAIDDDPVFLELLAGMLKMIGYAQVTTMPSGEEALHELDYSGTLYDCILSDMQMPDMDGAAVTAAIRTRTAYRQTPILMITAMSGKNAVDEAFAAGATDYITKPLDIIELRARIGMVDRLLAERRRLAEFARLVGQRAAAAEIKAEFETPILIPGFERGIEFLAMENYLLTLGVKRMYSTSAFAIHVKNASIIFNKASGATYVQMLGDVAAQIVDALKTEEVMIAYAGSGTFVCMTERDLGQSPDDLEILINIGLMDFETIYASDRLPVPQVRVGEPARSAFLSPTKPTRILERAIQSATTPPERRSKNGQLVA
- a CDS encoding TRAP transporter small permease subunit, giving the protein MQGLLGLSTLIDRFNVIVGKAVGWLILVAILVSAANAVVRKVFSTSSNAWLELQWYLFGAAFMLAAAYTLKQNEHVRIDVIYGRVSDRTRQWIDLLGHLFFLMPFVGLMVYYLVPYVASSFRSGEVSTNSGGLIIWPAKAILLIGFILLTLQGISEIIKKVAIMRGLIEDPHPFHNAKEQAELEAQALLDEVRK
- a CDS encoding TRAP transporter large permease gives rise to the protein MIEFIALNLAPIMFASLVIFLILGYPVAFALAANGLLFFFIGVELAPLSGGSITLDWPLLNTLPNRIWGVMSNETLLAIPFFTFMGIVLERSGMAEDLLDTIGQLFGPIRGGVAYAVILVGALLAATTGVVAASVIAMGLISLPIMLRYGYDRRVAAGTIAASGTLAQIVPPSLVLIVLADQLGRSVGDMYHGAILPALILVGLYMAYVFLLSIFRPNAVPALPPEVRTLGRGVKSLLVAAAAMMGIGYGAHVWLYPTQGANADVLGAVVGVLVIYGYTLADKALGLNTMSRLAQQVIFVLIPPLALIFLVLGTIFIGLATPTEAGAMGAVGALVLAFMKRRLKLPVITQALAATTRLSAFVMFILIGARVFSLTFYGVNGHVWVEHLLTSVPGGEYGFLFVVNVVLFVLGFFLDFFELVFIIVPLIVPAADALGIDLIWLGVILAMNMQTSFLTPPFGFALFYLRSVAPKSRYKDTVTGKLEDPVRTDQIYAGAIPFIVIQMFMVVVVILFPQLVLHYKAPVIDPSTVTIEMPTLQPLGGGLGGLGQPGGLGGGLGAPAGLQPPGAAQGGLGAPPALQPQGGLGQPPALLQPGGLGQPPAALQAPAAGN
- a CDS encoding TRAP transporter substrate-binding protein, whose product is MDRRSFLTKAAVGGVGAAALAAPAIAQTAPKVTWRLTSSFPKSLDTIYGGAEVLSRMVSEASEGNFQIQVFAAGELVPGLQAADEVTAGNIEACHTVGYYYWGKDPAWAVAAAVPFSLSARGINAWHYHGGGIDLYNEFLAQHNIVALPGGNTGVQMGGWFRKEINSVADLSGLKMRVGGFAGKVLEKLGVVPQQIAGGDIYPALEKGTIDAAEWVGPYDDEKLGFNKVAPYYYYPGWWEGGPTVHFMFNKAQYEALPPQYQSLLRTAAQAADANMLQMYDYKNPTAIKSLVAGGAQLRPFSPEILEACFNAANEVYAEMEATNPGFAKLWGSIKAFRKENYTWAQVAEYNYDTFMMLQQNAGKL
- a CDS encoding heme biosynthesis protein HemY; translated protein: MIWSLAKVLLFILIIATLTLGAEVLLNTGGGIRIAVAGYEFTLGPLQAFITFLVMIVLVWLLMKFVGFTIALFRFLNGDETAISRYFDRNRERKGFEALSEGLMALAAGEGRLALNRAIKAEKYLAEPHLTTLLVAQAAEAAGDTRRATDAYKELLSSDVTRFVAIRGLLRQKLTEGDTETAQKLAIKALELKPRHEETQDILLKLQAESRDWKGARGTLTAKMKAGALPRDVYRRRDAVLALQQAQAVLDEGSSIEAREAAIEANRQSPDLIPAAAMAARALAEKGDRKGATRVLKKAWDAKPHPDLAAAFADIEPGESAAQRLKRFRTLVTNHPQHEETRLLMAELNIAAEDFPEARRAIGDIVETHPTQRALAIMAAIERGEGADEAVVRGWLAKALIAPRGPQWCCDKCQAVHAKWDPICDNCGGFDTLSWREPPERTGPSATGAELLPVIVSPPKPSEPPEPAPEEPNAKGPAEPETIDLEAIVRRGG